TACCTCGGCCTGGTCGGGGTGATCGGCGCAGCCCTCGGCGCACTGCTGCGGTCGGTGGCCGGCGGGATCTCGGTCCTGGTCGCCACGTTCATGCTGATCCCGGGGCTCATCTCCCTGCTGCCCAGCTCCTGGCAGAACGACATCAGCCCCTACCTGCCGTCGAACGCGGGTGAGGCGATGTTCGCCCTGACTCACGACTCCACGACCCTCTCGCCGGGCGCGGGACTGCTGGTCTTCCTCTGCTGGACGGTGCTGGCGCTGGGCGGCGCGGCGTACCGGCTCGTACGCAGTGACGTCTGACGCCCGCATCATGGGCAGGTGACGTCCGTGACCACCGATGACATCAGCGGCATGGGACCGCTGGTCGCCCGGCTCTCCCGGGGCGGCCAGCGGCTGCGGCAGGCCGACCGGACACATCCCTGGATGCTGGACACCGCCATCGTCGTCCTGGTCTTCCTGATGTTCTGCCTGCCCGATCTGATCCACGGCGGTGTGGACGACGGCGACAGCCCGCGCCGGTTCCGGGTCGCCTTCACCCATCTTCCCGTAGCGGGAATGCTGGCCCTGCAGGCCGGCCTGGTACTGCCGCTGCTGTGGCGGCGGCGCAAGCCCGCGGTGGCCTTCGGCGTCATCGCCGCGGTGTTCGTCCTGCAGTGGTCCCTGGGCGCCGCGCTGCGCGCGGACATCGCCCTCTTCGTCGGGCTGTACAGCCTGGCCCTGCACGGGCGGCTGCGGCAGCTGCCGTGGGCCTGTGCGGCCATGGCGGGCGCCATGACGCTGGTCGCGGTCCGCGCGTCCTCGGCCGTGTCCGTCGGGGACGCGCTGTTCTTCCTGCTGAGCACGGCGACCGCGGCCCTCGCGCTCGGCATGATGGTCCGGATCCGCCGCGCCCAGCTCGCCGGACTGCGCGAGAGGGCAGCCCGGCTGGAGATCGAGCGCGACCAGCGCAGCAGGCTGGCCACGGCCACCGAACGCACCCGTGTCGCCCGCGAGATGCACGACATCGTCGGCCACAACCTGTCCGTCATCATCACGCTCGCCGACGCCGGCGCCTACGCCGCGGACATCCAACCCGCGCGAGGCAAGGAGGCCCTGCTGCTCATCGGCGACACCGGCCGACAGGCCCTCGGCGAACTGCGGCGGGTGCTCGGGGTGCTGCGCGAGGCCGGTGGCGGTCCAACCGGTGGACCCGAGCTCAGCCCGCAGCCCGGCATCCTGGACCTCGGCGCCCTGTGCGCCACGGTGCGCGCCGCAGGACTGGAGGTCGTCTATCGGACCTCCGGCGACGTCGACGCCCTGGACAGCGGGGTGCAGCTGACGGTGTACCGCATCGTCCAGGAAGCCCTCACCAACACCCTGAAGCACGCCGCACCCGACACCCGGGTACACCTGGCGATCCTCGCCGAGGACAGTCGGCTGACCATCAGGGTCCAGGACACCGGCCCGGACACATCGCCCGGACCGCCGAACGAGGAAGGACATGGCCTGGTGGGCATGCGGGAGAGAGCGGCCTTGTACGGCGGCACCGTCAGCGCGGGACCGACGGCGGGCGGAGGATGGAGCGTCGAGGCCGTCCTCGACCTCACGCC
The window above is part of the Streptomyces sp. NBC_00425 genome. Proteins encoded here:
- a CDS encoding sensor histidine kinase, with amino-acid sequence MTTDDISGMGPLVARLSRGGQRLRQADRTHPWMLDTAIVVLVFLMFCLPDLIHGGVDDGDSPRRFRVAFTHLPVAGMLALQAGLVLPLLWRRRKPAVAFGVIAAVFVLQWSLGAALRADIALFVGLYSLALHGRLRQLPWACAAMAGAMTLVAVRASSAVSVGDALFFLLSTATAALALGMMVRIRRAQLAGLRERAARLEIERDQRSRLATATERTRVAREMHDIVGHNLSVIITLADAGAYAADIQPARGKEALLLIGDTGRQALGELRRVLGVLREAGGGPTGGPELSPQPGILDLGALCATVRAAGLEVVYRTSGDVDALDSGVQLTVYRIVQEALTNTLKHAAPDTRVHLAILAEDSRLTIRVQDTGPDTSPGPPNEEGHGLVGMRERAALYGGTVSAGPTAGGGWSVEAVLDLTPGSGGDR